One segment of Chionomys nivalis chromosome 1, mChiNiv1.1, whole genome shotgun sequence DNA contains the following:
- the LOC130881919 gene encoding vomeronasal type-1 receptor 94-like, with protein MNENSGLHTSANLRNTLLSEIVIGISANSILLLFHILKFFGGHRPKPTDLPIGLLALIHLLMLLVMAVTATDIFISWQGWDDITCKFLVYLYRVFRGLSLCTTSLLSVLQAIILSPRSSCLAKFKQKSPYHISCALLLLSIFYMFISSHLLVSIIATPNLTLNNFMYVTRSCSILPMSYLMRSTFSTLLALRESFLISLMALSSGYMLTLLCRHKKLSGHLRSTSLSPTASPEIRATRSILMLLSFFVLMSILDSIVSCSRTMFLDDLTFYYIQLFVVHIYATVSPFVFMSTEKHIGNLLRSMFKGIINV; from the coding sequence ATGAATGAGAACAGCGGACTCCACACTAGTGCCAACTTAAGGAACACCCTTCTCTCTGAAATTGTCATTGGGATCTCAGCCAACAGCatccttcttctcttccacatCCTCAAGTTCTTTGGTGGGCACAGGCCCAAACCCACTGACCTGCCCATTGGTCTCTTGGCCCTAATCCACCTACTGATGCTACTGGTCATGGCAGTCACAGCTacagacatttttatttcttggcAGGGATGGGATGACATCACATGTAAATTCCTCGTCTACTTGTACAGAGTTTTTAGGGGTCTCTCCCTGTGTACCACCAGCCTGTTGAGTGTGCTCCAGGCTATCATCCTCAGTCCCAGAAGCTCCTGTTTGGCAAAGTTCAAGCAGAAATCTCCCTATCACATCTCATGTGCCCTTCTTCTCCTGAGTATTTTTTATATGTTCATTAGTAGTCACCTCTTAGTGTCCATTATCGCCACACCCAATTTGACCTTGAATAACTTTATGTATGTTACTCGGTCCTGCTCTATTCTACCCATGAGTTATCTCATGCGAAGTACGTTTTCCACACTGCTGGCCCTCAGAGAATCCTTTCTTATTAGTCTCATGGCCCTCTCCAGTGGGTACATGCTGACTCTCCTGTGCAGGCACAAGAAGCTGTCCGGGCATCTTCGCAGCACCAGCCTCTCTCCAACAGCATCTCCAGAGATACGGGCCACCCGGTCCATCCTGATGCTCCTGAGCTTCTTTGTGTTGATGTCCATCCTGGACAGCATCGTCTCCTGCTCAAGAACCATGTTCCTGGACGATTTGACATTTTACTACATTCAACTTTTTGTGGTACATATCTATGCCACAGTGAGTCCTTTTGTGTTTATGAGCACTGAAAAACATATAGGTAACCTGTTGAGGTCCATGTTTAAGGGGAtaataaatgtttga